A genomic segment from Bosea sp. OAE506 encodes:
- the hisG gene encoding ATP phosphoribosyltransferase yields MTDIAATDSAAKDAPLVLAVPSKGRLQENATAFFGRAGLKFVKSRGERDYRGTIAGVEGAEVAFLSASEIVAQLASGAAHLGITGEDLVREQVADADAAVEMLTPLGFGHANVVVAVPQAWIDVRTMADLDDVASSLRSRHGRKLRVATKYVNLTRRFFARHGLADYRIVESLGATEGAPAAGTAEIVVDITTTGATLSANALKILDDGVMLASEANLVASVRAPWSERARAAANAILSRIAAEEEARSVREIRAKLEAASDTLGDLQALFGARLPFGPSPAGGVVTIHCPEKAVFALVEHLAAAGADDVTVSAPAYVFRKANPLIERLQSRL; encoded by the coding sequence ATGACCGACATCGCTGCTACAGACTCGGCCGCCAAAGACGCCCCGCTCGTTCTCGCCGTGCCCTCCAAGGGCCGGCTGCAGGAGAACGCGACTGCCTTCTTCGGTCGCGCCGGGCTGAAATTCGTCAAGTCGCGCGGCGAGCGCGACTATCGCGGCACGATTGCCGGCGTCGAAGGCGCCGAGGTCGCCTTCCTGTCGGCCTCCGAGATCGTCGCGCAGCTGGCGTCGGGTGCCGCCCATCTCGGCATCACCGGCGAGGATCTGGTGCGCGAGCAGGTCGCGGATGCAGATGCCGCGGTCGAGATGCTGACCCCGCTCGGCTTCGGCCACGCCAATGTCGTCGTCGCCGTGCCGCAGGCCTGGATCGACGTGCGGACCATGGCCGATCTCGACGACGTCGCCTCCAGCCTACGCAGCCGTCACGGCCGCAAGCTCCGCGTCGCCACGAAATACGTCAATCTGACCCGCCGCTTCTTCGCCCGCCACGGGCTGGCCGATTACCGCATCGTCGAAAGCCTGGGTGCGACCGAGGGCGCGCCGGCCGCCGGCACGGCCGAGATCGTCGTCGACATCACCACGACCGGCGCGACGCTGTCGGCCAACGCGCTGAAGATCCTCGACGACGGCGTGATGCTGGCGTCGGAAGCCAATCTCGTCGCCTCCGTGCGCGCGCCCTGGAGCGAGCGGGCGAGGGCGGCCGCCAACGCTATCCTCTCGCGCATCGCGGCCGAGGAGGAGGCGCGCTCCGTCCGTGAAATCCGGGCGAAGCTCGAGGCCGCATCGGACACGCTTGGCGATCTGCAGGCGCTGTTCGGCGCGCGTCTGCCCTTCGGCCCAAGCCCGGCTGGCGGGGTCGTGACGATCCATTGCCCGGAGAAGGCGGTATTCGCGCTCGTCGAGCATCTTGCCGCGGCGGGTGCCGACGACGTCACGGTCTCCGCGCCGGCCTATGTCTTCCGCAAGGCCAATCCACTGATCGAGCGCCTGCAGTCGCGCCTTTGA
- a CDS encoding ATP phosphoribosyltransferase regulatory subunit encodes MPATAASIETVIALFAREGYARAEPAILQPADVFLDLSGEDIRRRIFMTQDADGRDWCLRPEYTIPVALDHIASRRTEPAAYAYAGPVFRMRSGEPGEFAQAGIESFGRDDFAATDAEIMALTVEATAALGLASPKILMGDVALLGALLDGLSVPAGARRRLMRAVVQGRGTDAVEALDPPVATGETAHAGLLKALEGQDPKAAKAFVEDVLSIAGISTVGGRSASDIAERFLARAAERENPVNGDVKALLAQVLAIKGDPDTASAALRALADQASLDLGRELDAFDERTGFLAVRGVDVGAIGFQAAFARNLDYYTGFIFELHDERRGDGKPVAGGGRYDQVLGRLGAAAPIAAVGASIWLERLAGDAA; translated from the coding sequence GTGCCCGCGACCGCTGCCAGCATCGAGACCGTGATCGCGCTGTTTGCGCGCGAGGGCTATGCCCGCGCCGAGCCCGCGATCCTGCAGCCGGCTGACGTCTTCCTCGATCTCTCGGGCGAGGATATCCGCCGCCGCATCTTCATGACGCAGGATGCCGATGGCCGCGACTGGTGCCTGCGGCCGGAATACACCATCCCCGTCGCGCTCGATCACATCGCGTCTCGCCGCACCGAGCCCGCGGCCTACGCCTATGCCGGCCCGGTCTTCCGGATGCGCTCGGGCGAGCCCGGCGAATTCGCGCAGGCCGGAATCGAATCCTTCGGCCGTGACGACTTCGCCGCCACCGACGCCGAGATCATGGCGCTGACGGTCGAGGCCACCGCCGCGCTCGGCCTCGCAAGCCCGAAGATCCTGATGGGCGACGTCGCGCTGCTCGGCGCGCTGCTGGATGGGCTTTCCGTGCCGGCCGGCGCCCGCCGCCGCCTGATGCGCGCCGTCGTGCAGGGCCGCGGCACGGACGCTGTCGAGGCGCTCGATCCCCCGGTCGCCACCGGCGAGACCGCCCATGCCGGCCTGCTCAAGGCGCTGGAGGGGCAGGACCCCAAGGCGGCGAAAGCCTTCGTCGAGGACGTGCTGTCGATCGCGGGGATCTCGACCGTCGGCGGGCGCAGTGCCTCCGACATCGCCGAGCGCTTCCTGGCCCGTGCCGCCGAGCGCGAGAACCCGGTCAATGGCGACGTGAAGGCGCTGCTGGCGCAGGTGCTGGCGATCAAGGGCGATCCGGACACGGCCTCTGCCGCGCTGCGCGCGCTTGCAGACCAGGCCTCGCTCGATCTCGGCCGCGAGCTCGACGCCTTTGACGAGCGCACCGGCTTCCTCGCCGTGCGCGGCGTCGATGTCGGCGCGATCGGCTTCCAGGCCGCCTTCGCCCGCAATCTCGACTACTACACTGGCTTCATCTTCGAGCTGCACGACGAGCGACGCGGCGACGGCAAGCCGGTTGCCGGCGGCGGACGCTATGATCAGGTGCTCGGGCGCCTCGGTGCGGCCGCGCCGATTGCCGCGGTCGGCGCCTCGATCTGGCTCGAGCGCCTGGCGGGAGACGCCGCATGA
- the hisS gene encoding histidine--tRNA ligase, producing the protein MSVDKPAPAKLKARQPRGFVDRGPADVAATERMLAVIRESFSRYGFDPVETPFVEYTDALGKFLPDQDRPNEGVFSFQDDDEQWLSLRYDLTAPLARYVAENYDALPKPYRSYRAGYVFRNEKPGPGRFRQFMQFDADIVGAGSVAADAEICMLAADTMEALGIKRGDYVVKVNNRKVLDGVMEAIGLGGEENAGRRLTVLRAIDKLDKFGPEGVRLLLGEGRKDESGDFTKGAGLSKIQSDAVLNAFGVTTVQISGGSLLPTDGGVGEMQALVSKIALNPSFQAGMEDLNAIHALITAAGYGLDRIRIDPSVVRGLEYYTGPVYEVELTFPVTNEDGQVVRFGSVAGGGRYDGLVGRFRPEPVPATGFSIGVSRLYTALKAVKSPIVDQKNELPLVVVTAMDNKSPEFMPGYQAFVSTLRQAKGEDGKPLCRADLYLGSSGFNAQMKYADRRGAVCAIIQGSSERDAGTVVIKDLILGAELAAASRDVKDSAEHKAKQAEAQFSVPVEGLVEGVKTVLARHS; encoded by the coding sequence ATGTCCGTGGACAAGCCCGCCCCCGCCAAGCTGAAGGCCCGCCAGCCGCGCGGCTTCGTCGATCGTGGCCCGGCCGATGTCGCCGCCACCGAGCGCATGCTGGCGGTCATCCGCGAGAGCTTCTCGCGCTACGGCTTCGATCCGGTCGAGACGCCGTTTGTCGAATACACCGATGCGCTCGGCAAGTTCCTGCCCGACCAGGACCGCCCGAACGAGGGCGTTTTCTCCTTCCAGGACGATGACGAGCAGTGGCTTTCGCTGCGCTACGATTTGACCGCGCCGCTCGCCCGCTATGTCGCGGAGAATTACGACGCGCTGCCGAAACCCTATCGCAGCTACCGCGCCGGCTATGTCTTCCGCAACGAGAAGCCGGGCCCGGGCCGCTTCCGCCAGTTCATGCAGTTCGACGCCGATATCGTCGGCGCCGGTTCTGTGGCCGCCGACGCCGAGATCTGCATGCTCGCCGCCGACACCATGGAGGCGCTCGGCATCAAGCGCGGCGACTATGTCGTCAAGGTCAACAACCGCAAGGTGCTCGACGGCGTGATGGAGGCGATCGGGCTCGGCGGCGAGGAGAATGCCGGCCGCCGGCTGACGGTGCTGCGCGCGATCGACAAGCTCGACAAGTTCGGGCCGGAGGGCGTGCGCCTTTTGCTCGGCGAGGGTCGGAAGGACGAGAGCGGAGATTTTACGAAGGGCGCGGGGCTGTCCAAAATTCAATCGGATGCAGTCTTGAACGCCTTTGGAGTGACTACTGTCCAAATCAGTGGCGGATCTCTCTTGCCCACAGACGGCGGCGTAGGGGAAATGCAGGCGCTCGTTTCGAAGATTGCTCTAAATCCTTCATTCCAAGCGGGCATGGAGGATTTGAACGCAATTCACGCGCTTATCACAGCCGCTGGCTATGGCTTGGACCGCATTCGCATTGACCCCTCCGTCGTCCGCGGCCTCGAATACTATACCGGCCCGGTCTACGAGGTCGAACTGACCTTCCCGGTCACCAATGAGGACGGGCAGGTCGTGCGCTTCGGCTCGGTCGCGGGTGGCGGGCGTTATGACGGGCTGGTCGGCCGCTTCCGACCCGAGCCCGTGCCGGCGACGGGCTTCTCGATCGGCGTGTCCCGGCTCTACACCGCGCTGAAGGCGGTGAAGTCGCCCATCGTCGATCAGAAGAACGAACTGCCCCTCGTCGTCGTCACCGCCATGGACAACAAGTCGCCGGAGTTCATGCCGGGCTATCAGGCTTTCGTCTCGACGCTGCGCCAAGCCAAGGGCGAGGACGGCAAGCCGCTCTGCCGCGCAGACCTCTATCTGGGCTCATCCGGCTTCAACGCCCAGATGAAGTATGCCGACCGCCGCGGCGCGGTCTGCGCCATTATTCAAGGGTCTTCGGAACGTGATGCCGGGACCGTCGTCATCAAGGATCTGATCCTCGGCGCTGAACTCGCCGCCGCCTCTCGCGACGTGAAGGATTCCGCCGAGCACAAGGCCAAGCAGGCGGAGGCGCAGTTCTCCGTGCCGGTCGAGGGGCTGGTCGAGGGTGTGAAGACGGTGCTCGCGCGGCATTCGTAA
- the glcF gene encoding glycolate oxidase subunit GlcF: MQTNFSPAHLASDPRLPASEKILRTCVHCGFCTATCPTYLLLGDELDSPRGRIYLIKDMLENGKPATEEVVKHVDRCLSCLSCMSTCPSGVNYMHLVDHARAHIEETYERSWHDNLLRRVLGAILPYPGRFRVAMLGAMLAKPLEPALGALPLVGARLKAMLALAPSKLPSRSPMEGPQTFAPAAAPAGKRVAILSGCAQPVLDPAINEATIRLLTRHGVEVVLPKGEGCCGALVHHMGREHDAHAFARANIDAWTAEIEGKGLDAILITTSGCGTTIKDYGFMFRNEPAYAAKAERVSALAKDVTEFVATLDLVPVRDMAILIAYHSACSMQHGQQLKDGPKRLLSGVGFAVKEAPEGHICCGSAGVYNILQPEIAGQLRERKVGNIQKTKPMLVATGNIGCMTQIAKGFADRGATTPVVHTAELLDWATGGPLPEKLAQAGFADRPLREVARVAAE; the protein is encoded by the coding sequence ATGCAAACCAATTTCAGCCCTGCCCATCTCGCCTCGGACCCCAGGCTTCCGGCCTCGGAAAAGATCCTGCGGACCTGCGTGCATTGCGGTTTCTGCACCGCGACCTGCCCGACCTATCTTCTGCTCGGCGACGAGCTCGATAGCCCCCGTGGGCGCATCTATCTGATCAAGGACATGCTGGAGAACGGCAAGCCTGCGACCGAAGAGGTCGTGAAGCATGTCGATCGCTGCCTCTCCTGCCTCTCCTGCATGTCGACCTGCCCGTCCGGCGTGAACTACATGCACCTCGTCGATCATGCCCGCGCCCATATCGAGGAGACCTATGAGCGCTCCTGGCACGACAATCTGCTGCGGCGCGTACTCGGCGCGATCCTGCCCTATCCCGGCCGCTTCCGGGTCGCGATGCTCGGCGCAATGTTGGCGAAGCCTCTGGAACCGGCGCTCGGCGCCCTGCCGCTGGTGGGCGCGCGGCTGAAGGCGATGCTGGCGCTGGCGCCCTCCAAATTGCCCTCCCGCTCGCCGATGGAGGGGCCGCAGACATTCGCCCCCGCCGCCGCGCCTGCGGGCAAGCGTGTCGCCATCCTCTCCGGCTGCGCCCAGCCGGTGCTCGACCCCGCCATCAACGAGGCGACGATCCGGCTTCTGACGCGGCACGGCGTCGAGGTCGTGCTGCCGAAGGGCGAGGGCTGCTGCGGCGCGCTCGTCCACCATATGGGCCGCGAGCACGACGCCCACGCATTTGCCCGCGCCAACATCGATGCCTGGACCGCCGAGATCGAGGGCAAGGGGCTCGACGCCATCCTGATCACCACGTCCGGCTGCGGCACGACGATAAAGGATTACGGCTTCATGTTCCGCAACGAGCCGGCCTATGCCGCCAAGGCGGAGCGGGTTTCGGCGCTGGCCAAGGACGTCACGGAGTTCGTCGCGACGCTCGACCTCGTGCCCGTCCGGGATATGGCCATACTGATCGCCTATCACTCGGCCTGCTCGATGCAGCATGGCCAGCAGCTCAAGGACGGGCCCAAGCGCCTGCTCTCGGGCGTCGGATTCGCAGTGAAGGAGGCGCCGGAGGGCCACATCTGCTGCGGCTCGGCCGGTGTCTACAACATCCTCCAGCCGGAGATCGCGGGCCAGCTGCGCGAGCGCAAGGTCGGCAACATCCAGAAGACCAAGCCAATGCTTGTCGCCACCGGCAATATCGGCTGCATGACCCAGATAGCCAAGGGCTTCGCCGACCGCGGCGCCACCACCCCGGTGGTCCACACTGCCGAACTGCTCGACTGGGCGACGGGAGGGCCGCTGCCAGAGAAACTGGCGCAGGCCGGGTTCGCAGATCGCCCGCTGCGGGAGGTGGCGCGGGTGGCGGCGGAATAG
- a CDS encoding FAD-binding protein, which translates to MTLHIPTTEAQACAVVKSVIDSGVPLSIGGGGTRAGLGRPTQTQSTLSSAGLTGITLYEPAEMVIAARAGTPLAEVERTLADRGQMLPFEPMDHRALLGSEGEPTIGAVAAGNISGPRRINAGAARDSLIGIRLVNGRGEAIKSGGRVMKNVTGLDLVKLVAGSYGTLGFLTEVTFRVLPRPERILTLAWRGLSDEAAVALLCTALGSPYEPFAAAHLPAGMGAEQPRTLLRLENFSDSIDYRSRELIALLAVHGTPERIEGQDTVELWRDVRDARVFAGTEEAVWRLSLAPTDGPKATAAIAARVPGARWFYDWGGGLVWLAVPAGEDAAASAIRAAVRPLGGHATLVRAPAAIRASVPVFEPLAEPLMRVTAGIKTSFDPAGIFEPGRMYAGV; encoded by the coding sequence ATGACCCTCCACATCCCCACCACCGAGGCGCAGGCCTGCGCCGTCGTGAAATCGGTCATCGACAGCGGCGTTCCCCTGTCGATCGGCGGCGGCGGCACGCGGGCCGGGCTCGGCCGCCCGACGCAGACGCAGAGCACGCTCTCCAGCGCCGGCCTTACCGGCATCACGCTCTATGAGCCGGCCGAAATGGTCATCGCCGCGCGCGCCGGCACACCGCTGGCCGAGGTCGAGCGCACTTTGGCCGATCGCGGCCAGATGCTGCCCTTCGAGCCGATGGACCACCGCGCGCTGCTAGGCAGCGAAGGCGAGCCGACCATCGGCGCCGTCGCGGCCGGCAACATCTCCGGCCCGCGCCGGATCAATGCCGGCGCGGCGCGCGATTCCCTCATCGGCATCCGGCTGGTGAACGGTCGCGGCGAGGCGATCAAATCCGGCGGTCGGGTGATGAAGAACGTCACCGGGCTCGACCTGGTGAAGCTCGTGGCCGGCAGCTACGGCACGCTCGGCTTCCTCACCGAGGTCACCTTCCGCGTGCTGCCGAGGCCGGAGCGCATCCTGACGCTGGCCTGGCGCGGCCTCTCGGACGAGGCGGCGGTCGCGCTGCTCTGCACCGCGCTCGGCTCGCCCTATGAGCCCTTCGCCGCCGCGCATCTGCCGGCCGGTATGGGTGCCGAGCAGCCCCGCACGCTGCTGCGGCTGGAGAACTTCTCCGACTCGATCGACTATCGCAGCCGCGAGCTGATCGCGCTGCTGGCGGTCCATGGCACCCCCGAGCGGATCGAGGGGCAGGATACGGTCGAACTCTGGCGCGATGTCCGCGACGCCCGCGTCTTCGCCGGCACGGAGGAGGCGGTCTGGCGGCTCTCGCTTGCACCGACAGACGGCCCGAAGGCGACGGCGGCCATCGCGGCGCGGGTGCCGGGCGCGCGCTGGTTCTACGACTGGGGCGGTGGGCTGGTCTGGCTCGCGGTCCCCGCCGGTGAGGATGCCGCCGCGAGCGCCATCCGTGCCGCGGTCAGGCCGCTGGGCGGCCATGCCACGCTGGTGCGTGCCCCGGCCGCGATCCGCGCGAGCGTGCCGGTGTTCGAGCCGCTGGCTGAGCCGCTGATGCGGGTGACGGCGGGCATCAAGACGAGCTTCGATCCGGCGGGCATCTTCGAGCCCGGCCGGATGTATGCAGGGGTGTGA
- a CDS encoding GIY-YIG nuclease family protein, which translates to MAYFLYLMASKRSGTLYLGVTNDLARRIHEHKAKQNAGFTSRYDVDRLVWYEEFADIRDAIDREKVLKKWRRAWKIKLIEDMNPEWKDLYEGLA; encoded by the coding sequence ATGGCCTACTTCCTCTATCTCATGGCTAGCAAACGAAGCGGCACGCTGTATCTCGGCGTCACCAACGATCTCGCCAGGCGAATCCATGAGCACAAGGCGAAGCAGAACGCCGGTTTCACGAGCCGTTACGATGTCGATCGTCTGGTCTGGTACGAAGAGTTCGCAGACATCCGGGATGCCATCGACCGCGAGAAGGTGTTGAAGAAGTGGCGCAGGGCTTGGAAGATCAAGTTGATCGAGGACATGAACCCCGAATGGAAAGATCTCTATGAAGGGCTCGCTTGA
- a CDS encoding FAD-linked oxidase C-terminal domain-containing protein, whose translation MSAIAFPLPDPGILARREEIVAGLARLVAPAALITAEDERRPYETDALTAYRRLPLAVVLPSTTQEVAAVLKFCGEQGVPVVPRGAGTSLAGGAIPQEDAVVIGVSKMNRILAIDYANRTAKVQAGVTNLAVTGEVSAEGFFYAPDPSSQLACSIGGNIGMNSGGAHCLKYGVTTNNVLGVTMVLLDGSIVEVGGAHLDAAGYDILGLINGSEGQLGIITEATVRILRAAEGARPVLFGFPTSEQAGAAVAAIIGAGIIPVAMEFMDKPAIEICEAFAHAGYPMDVEALLIIEVEGSDIEMDAQLARIVTIAREHGVKTVKESKSAMEAAAIWKGRKSAFGATGRIADYICMDGTIPTGQLPYVLRRMAEIVKGYGLRVANVFHAGDGNLHPLILYNCNDPIEAQKAEDAGMDILKLCVEVGGCLTGEHGVGIEKRDLMTFQFNPEDLNQQMRVRAVFDQRWLLNPAKVFPLEGRVAA comes from the coding sequence ATGTCCGCCATCGCCTTTCCGCTGCCCGATCCGGGCATCTTGGCGCGCCGCGAGGAGATCGTCGCCGGCCTCGCCCGGCTGGTCGCGCCCGCCGCGCTGATCACCGCCGAGGATGAGCGCCGCCCCTATGAGACGGACGCGCTGACCGCCTATCGCCGCCTGCCGCTGGCGGTCGTGCTGCCCTCGACGACGCAAGAAGTCGCGGCGGTGCTGAAATTCTGCGGCGAGCAGGGCGTGCCGGTGGTGCCGCGCGGTGCGGGCACCTCGCTCGCCGGCGGCGCGATCCCGCAGGAGGATGCTGTCGTCATCGGCGTCTCCAAAATGAACCGCATCCTCGCCATCGACTACGCCAACCGCACCGCGAAGGTGCAGGCCGGCGTCACCAATCTCGCCGTCACCGGCGAGGTCTCGGCCGAGGGCTTCTTCTATGCGCCCGACCCGTCCTCCCAGCTCGCCTGCTCGATCGGCGGCAATATCGGCATGAACTCCGGCGGGGCGCACTGCCTGAAATACGGCGTCACCACCAACAATGTGCTGGGCGTCACCATGGTGTTGCTCGATGGCAGCATCGTGGAGGTCGGCGGCGCCCATCTCGATGCCGCCGGCTACGACATCCTCGGCCTGATCAACGGCTCCGAAGGCCAGCTCGGCATCATCACCGAGGCGACGGTGCGCATCCTGCGCGCGGCGGAGGGCGCCAGGCCCGTGCTGTTCGGCTTCCCGACCAGCGAGCAGGCCGGTGCGGCGGTCGCTGCCATCATCGGCGCGGGCATCATCCCCGTGGCGATGGAGTTCATGGACAAGCCCGCCATCGAGATCTGCGAGGCCTTCGCCCATGCCGGCTACCCGATGGATGTCGAGGCGCTGCTGATCATCGAGGTCGAGGGCTCGGACATCGAGATGGACGCCCAGCTCGCCCGCATCGTCACGATTGCCCGCGAGCACGGCGTCAAGACGGTGAAGGAGAGCAAGTCTGCGATGGAGGCAGCCGCGATCTGGAAAGGCCGCAAATCCGCCTTCGGCGCCACCGGCCGCATCGCCGACTATATCTGCATGGACGGCACCATCCCCACCGGCCAGCTGCCTTATGTGCTGCGCCGCATGGCCGAGATCGTGAAGGGCTATGGCCTGCGCGTCGCCAATGTCTTCCATGCCGGCGACGGCAATCTCCACCCGCTGATCCTCTACAACTGCAACGACCCCATCGAGGCGCAGAAGGCGGAGGATGCCGGCATGGACATCCTCAAGCTCTGCGTCGAGGTCGGCGGCTGCCTGACCGGCGAGCACGGTGTCGGCATCGAGAAGCGTGACCTGATGACCTTCCAGTTCAACCCCGAGGATCTGAACCAGCAGATGCGGGTGAGGGCGGTGTTCGACCAGCGCTGGCTGCTCAACCCGGCGAAGGTGTTTCCGCTGGAAGGGCGGGTGGCGGCCTAA